One segment of Triticum aestivum cultivar Chinese Spring chromosome 2A, IWGSC CS RefSeq v2.1, whole genome shotgun sequence DNA contains the following:
- the LOC123186105 gene encoding uncharacterized protein, translating into MAHVIGTSRVGHRRDHHTSDGQRHQGSLYAGLYQRQIHHRDLQPPPVFICIRAAKRAWASTSTDGGQIERSFPSSAWQGKDKDKQQHHRIIKSSLILFMLARLPLILPVCCLALQMRQLKGEVDIFSRADGSALFEMGNTRVIAAVYGP; encoded by the exons atggctcacgtcatcggaaCATCGCGAG TGGGTCACCGACGCGACCACCACACCTCCGACGGGCAACGACACCAAGGATCGCTCTACGCGGGCCTTTATCAGCGCCAGATTCACCACCGGGACCTGCAGCCTCCTCCGGTGTTCATCTGCATCAGGGCAG CTAAGAGGGCATGGGCCTCGACTTCCACGGATGGTGGCCAGATTGAGCGGAGCTTCCCTTCCTCTGCCTGGCAGGGCAAGGACAAGGACAAGCAGCAACATCATCGAATCATCAAG AGCAGCCTCATCCTCTTCATGCTGGCTCGACTGCCTCTGATTCTTCCAGTTTGCTGCCTTGCCTTGCAGATGCGGCAGCTCAAGGGCGAGGTCGACATCTTCTCCAGGGCCGACGGGTCGGCGCTGTTCGAGATGGGCAACACCAGGGTCATCGCTGCCGTCTACGGCCCCTGA